In Streptomyces sp. 840.1, one DNA window encodes the following:
- a CDS encoding acyl carrier protein, with translation MSAEQFTLADLKQILLEAAGAAEDVDFDGDVLDTHFDALGYESLALLETAGRIERAYDIALGDDVLTKAETPRALIDVVNELLTVSRSA, from the coding sequence TTGTCTGCCGAGCAGTTCACCCTCGCCGATCTCAAGCAGATCCTCCTGGAAGCCGCAGGCGCCGCCGAGGACGTCGACTTCGACGGAGACGTCCTGGACACCCATTTCGACGCGCTCGGCTACGAGTCGCTGGCGCTGCTGGAGACAGCCGGCCGCATCGAGCGCGCGTACGACATCGCCCTCGGCGACGACGTGCTGACCAAGGCCGAGACGCCACGCGCACTGATCGACGTCGTCAACGAACTGCTGACCGTCTCCCGAAGCGCCTGA
- a CDS encoding nuclear transport factor 2 family protein, protein MSAVTTAEETLAALRAQLRDLTDRAELIALADRYVTHLDRDRHRDDWFGSVFTDDVRLSFPMGEYEGTKGLAEFQELARTTFERTHHTASNYTVGLDGDRARIRAHLTAVHVRTAAEPGTHFTIGGHYEADAVRTADGWRISRFVFDLVWHEGQGPQGAPGH, encoded by the coding sequence ATGAGTGCCGTCACCACCGCCGAGGAGACCCTGGCCGCGCTGCGGGCCCAGCTCCGCGACCTCACCGACCGGGCCGAACTCATCGCGCTCGCCGACCGCTACGTCACCCACCTCGACCGGGACCGGCACCGGGACGACTGGTTCGGCTCGGTCTTCACCGACGACGTCCGCCTCAGCTTTCCCATGGGCGAGTACGAGGGGACGAAGGGGCTCGCCGAGTTCCAGGAACTGGCCCGCACCACCTTCGAACGCACCCACCACACCGCCTCCAACTACACCGTCGGCCTCGACGGCGACCGGGCCCGGATCCGGGCCCACCTGACCGCCGTACACGTACGCACCGCCGCCGAACCCGGCACCCACTTCACCATCGGCGGCCACTACGAGGCCGACGCCGTCCGCACCGCCGACGGCTGGCGGATCAGCCGGTTCGTCTTCGATCTGGTGTGGCACGAAGGACAGGGCCCGCAGGGCGCCCCGGGGCACTGA
- the fabG gene encoding 3-oxoacyl-ACP reductase FabG has translation MTDTTTAEAGRVVLVTGATSGIGLAVARLLGSQGHRVFIGARDADNVEASVKELTAEGLDVSGTVVDVRDADAVRAFVRAAVDRFGAIDVLVNNAGRSGGGVTADIPDELWEDVIETNLTSVFRLTREVLTTGGLRDKDWGRIINIASTAGKQGVVLGAPYSASKHGVVGFTKALGNELAPTGITVNAVCPGYVETPMAQRVRQGYAAAYDTTEEAILAKFQAKIPLGRYSTPDEVAGLVGYLASDTAASITAQALNVCGGLGNF, from the coding sequence ATGACCGACACCACCACGGCCGAGGCCGGACGCGTCGTACTCGTCACCGGGGCCACCAGCGGAATCGGCCTGGCCGTCGCCCGGCTGCTCGGTTCCCAGGGACACCGCGTCTTTATCGGCGCCCGCGACGCGGACAACGTCGAGGCCTCCGTCAAGGAACTCACCGCCGAGGGACTCGACGTGTCCGGAACGGTCGTCGACGTCCGGGACGCCGACGCGGTACGGGCGTTCGTCCGCGCCGCCGTCGACCGGTTCGGCGCGATCGACGTACTCGTGAACAACGCGGGCCGCTCCGGCGGCGGCGTCACCGCCGACATCCCCGACGAGCTCTGGGAGGACGTCATCGAGACCAACCTCACCAGCGTCTTCCGGCTCACCCGCGAGGTGCTCACCACCGGCGGGCTGCGCGACAAGGACTGGGGCCGCATCATCAACATCGCCTCCACGGCCGGCAAGCAGGGCGTCGTCCTCGGAGCCCCGTACTCCGCCTCCAAACACGGCGTGGTCGGCTTCACCAAGGCCCTCGGCAACGAGCTGGCCCCCACCGGCATCACCGTCAACGCCGTCTGCCCCGGGTACGTCGAGACGCCGATGGCGCAGCGGGTCAGGCAGGGATACGCCGCCGCGTACGACACCACCGAGGAAGCGATCCTGGCGAAGTTCCAGGCCAAGATCCCGCTCGGCCGGTACTCGACGCCCGACGAGGTCGCCGGACTGGTCGGCTATCTGGCCTCCGATACGGCCGCCTCCATCACCGCGCAGGCACTGAACGTCTGTGGCGGCCTCGGCAACTTCTGA
- a CDS encoding beta-ketoacyl synthase, giving the protein MSPRRVVITGLDVLAPGGVGAKNFWNLLSEGRTATRGITFFDPAPFRSRVAAEIDFDPYEHGLTPQEIRRMDRAAQFAVVAARGAVADSGIEFGGLDPYRTGVTVGSAVGATMGLDEEYRVVSDGGRLDLVDHAYAAPHLYNHLVPSSFAAEVAWAVGAEGPSTVVSTGCTSGIDSVGYAAELIREGSADVMVAGSSDAPISPITLACFDAIKATTPRHDDPAHASRPFDATRNGFVLGEGAAVFVLEELDSARRRGAHIYAEIAGYATRSNAYHMTGLRPDGAEMAEAIRVALDEARLPGEAIDYINAHGSGTKQNDRHETAAFKRSLGAHAYRTPVSSIKSMVGHSLGAIGSIEIAASVLAMEYDVVPPTANLHTPDPECDLDYVPIDARDQLTDAVLTVGSGFGGFQSAMVLADPERKLV; this is encoded by the coding sequence GTGAGTCCCCGCCGCGTCGTCATCACCGGACTGGACGTCCTGGCCCCCGGCGGTGTCGGTGCCAAGAACTTCTGGAACCTGCTGAGCGAGGGCCGTACGGCCACCCGTGGCATCACCTTCTTCGACCCCGCGCCGTTCCGCTCGCGCGTCGCCGCCGAGATCGACTTCGACCCGTACGAACACGGTCTGACCCCGCAGGAGATCCGGCGGATGGACCGGGCCGCACAGTTCGCCGTGGTCGCGGCGCGCGGCGCGGTCGCCGACAGCGGCATCGAGTTCGGCGGGCTCGACCCGTACCGGACCGGCGTCACCGTCGGCAGCGCGGTGGGCGCCACGATGGGACTCGACGAGGAGTACCGCGTCGTCAGCGACGGCGGCCGGCTCGACCTGGTCGACCACGCGTACGCGGCACCACACCTCTACAACCACCTCGTGCCCAGCTCCTTCGCCGCCGAGGTGGCCTGGGCGGTCGGCGCCGAGGGCCCCAGCACCGTGGTCTCCACCGGCTGCACATCCGGCATCGACTCGGTCGGCTACGCGGCCGAACTGATCCGCGAGGGCTCGGCCGACGTCATGGTCGCCGGCTCGTCGGACGCGCCGATCTCCCCGATCACCCTGGCCTGCTTCGACGCGATCAAGGCCACCACCCCCCGCCACGACGACCCGGCCCACGCCTCACGCCCCTTCGACGCGACGCGCAACGGCTTCGTACTCGGCGAGGGCGCCGCCGTCTTCGTCCTGGAGGAACTGGACAGCGCCCGCAGGCGCGGCGCGCACATCTACGCCGAGATCGCCGGCTACGCGACCCGCTCCAACGCCTACCACATGACCGGACTGCGCCCGGACGGCGCGGAGATGGCCGAGGCCATCCGGGTCGCCCTCGACGAGGCGCGGCTGCCCGGCGAGGCCATCGACTACATCAACGCCCACGGTTCGGGCACCAAGCAGAACGACCGCCACGAGACCGCCGCGTTCAAGCGGAGCCTGGGCGCGCACGCCTACCGGACACCGGTCAGCTCGATCAAGTCCATGGTGGGCCACTCGCTGGGCGCCATCGGCTCCATCGAGATCGCCGCCTCCGTCCTGGCCATGGAGTACGACGTGGTGCCACCGACGGCCAACCTCCACACGCCGGACCCCGAGTGCGACCTCGACTACGTACCGATCGACGCACGCGACCAGCTCACGGACGCGGTGCTCACCGTGGGCAGTGGCTTCGGCGGCTTCCAGAGCGCGATGGTGCTGGCGGACCCGGAAAGGAAACTGGTGTGA
- a CDS encoding aromatase/cyclase — MTTREVEHEITVGAPAPAVYRLLADVVNWPRIFPPTIHVDQVGSSGDEERIRIWATAGDEAKNWTSRRTLDPEGLRITFRQEISAPPVAAMGGAWIIEPLGENESRIRLLHDYRAVGDDAAALAWIDEAVDRNSRSELAALRTNVEAAHGAADLTFSFTDSVTVDGAAKDLFDFVNEAGRWAERLPHVASVRLSEDTPGLQTLEMDTRAKDGSTHTTKSYRVTFPHHRIAYKQVTLPALLTLHTGIWTFEETEAGTVASSQHTVTLNTGNIAAVLGPGATAADARSYVHSALSTNSLATLGHAKAYAEGLGGERGRDAG, encoded by the coding sequence ATGACGACCCGTGAGGTCGAGCACGAGATCACCGTCGGCGCGCCCGCACCCGCCGTCTACCGGCTGCTGGCCGACGTGGTGAACTGGCCGCGGATCTTCCCGCCCACCATCCACGTCGACCAGGTCGGGAGCAGCGGCGACGAGGAGCGCATCCGGATCTGGGCCACGGCCGGCGACGAGGCCAAGAACTGGACCTCGCGCCGCACCCTGGACCCCGAGGGGCTGCGCATCACCTTCCGGCAGGAGATCAGCGCCCCGCCCGTCGCCGCGATGGGCGGGGCCTGGATCATCGAGCCGCTCGGCGAGAACGAGTCCCGGATACGGCTGCTGCACGACTACCGCGCCGTCGGCGACGACGCGGCCGCCCTCGCCTGGATCGACGAGGCGGTGGACCGCAACAGCCGGTCGGAGCTGGCCGCGCTGCGCACCAACGTGGAGGCCGCCCACGGCGCGGCCGACCTGACGTTCTCCTTCACCGACAGCGTCACCGTCGACGGAGCGGCGAAGGACCTCTTCGACTTCGTCAACGAGGCCGGACGATGGGCCGAGCGGCTGCCGCACGTGGCGTCCGTGCGCCTCAGCGAGGACACCCCCGGCCTCCAGACACTGGAGATGGACACCCGCGCCAAGGACGGCTCCACGCACACCACCAAGTCCTACCGCGTGACCTTCCCCCACCACCGCATCGCCTACAAGCAGGTCACCCTGCCCGCGCTGCTGACCCTGCACACCGGCATCTGGACCTTCGAGGAGACCGAGGCCGGCACCGTCGCCTCCTCCCAGCACACGGTCACGCTCAACACCGGCAACATCGCGGCCGTCCTGGGCCCCGGGGCCACCGCGGCCGACGCCCGCAGTTACGTGCACTCCGCCCTGTCCACCAACAGCCTGGCCACCCTCGGCCACGCCAAGGCGTACGCCGAGGGCCTCGGCGGGGAGCGGGGCCGGGATGCCGGGTGA
- a CDS encoding antibiotic biosynthesis monooxygenase codes for MPLIKPDDGYLTVFNLFETDTVPLQDDVLDAMRDIIDNADYPGWISSTLHAGVDQPGTVNYIQWRSAADLQARYEGQKFQRKTVPLFHKLARTVRLLKTELTAAQHHPELGGDIEIAPERDDYTVLIVFDTKPEDQGELLDTLAKPDEWIKTVPGYRSHTYFRGVDGTFVVNYAQWESKELYDAFHHLPEEERPADIRAGRSRARSLVTNRQANTYRVTHSRSAKD; via the coding sequence ATGCCCCTGATCAAGCCCGACGACGGCTACCTGACCGTGTTCAACCTCTTCGAGACGGATACCGTGCCGCTCCAGGACGACGTGCTCGACGCGATGCGCGACATCATCGACAACGCCGACTACCCCGGCTGGATCTCCTCGACGCTGCACGCGGGCGTCGATCAGCCGGGGACCGTCAACTACATCCAGTGGCGCAGCGCCGCCGATCTCCAGGCGCGTTACGAAGGTCAGAAGTTCCAGCGCAAGACCGTGCCGCTGTTCCACAAACTGGCCCGGACCGTCCGGCTGTTGAAGACAGAGCTCACTGCCGCTCAGCACCACCCCGAGCTCGGCGGAGACATCGAGATCGCCCCGGAGCGCGACGACTACACCGTGCTGATCGTGTTCGACACGAAGCCCGAGGACCAGGGAGAGCTGCTGGACACCCTCGCCAAGCCCGACGAGTGGATCAAGACGGTGCCCGGCTACCGGTCGCACACCTACTTCCGGGGCGTGGACGGCACCTTCGTCGTCAACTACGCGCAGTGGGAGAGCAAGGAGCTCTACGACGCCTTCCACCACCTGCCCGAGGAGGAACGCCCCGCCGACATCCGCGCCGGCCGCAGCCGCGCACGCTCCCTGGTCACCAACCGCCAGGCCAACACCTACCGGGTGACGCACTCCCGGTCGGCGAAGGACTGA
- a CDS encoding alpha/beta hydrolase, whose translation MSPAGALAAPALSSGVRRITLNGASAPLSALLAEPAAPTPRAVVVALHGCGLTSGYFDGQAHPSLSLLTLGASRGYTVLALDRPGYGRSSAHLPEGLPLTEQATMVRAALGAFAACHPTGAGFLLLAHSFGGKLALHLAADGLPDLLGLDISGCGHRSAVDPARHPLRGGHMRAARHWGPLGLYPEGTFRRDRVPAAPVPSREMAELDGWPQRFGEVAARVRVPVRFTFAEHERWWLHDDSDLADLAAGLTRAPRVRTERQPGAGHNISLGLAARTYHLRALRFLAGCLDEPGPTTTPVASTEGQYLP comes from the coding sequence ATGAGCCCCGCCGGCGCCCTCGCGGCCCCCGCGCTCTCCTCGGGGGTACGCCGCATCACCCTGAACGGCGCGAGCGCGCCCCTGTCGGCGCTGCTCGCCGAACCTGCGGCCCCCACGCCCCGCGCCGTCGTGGTGGCCCTGCACGGGTGCGGCCTCACCTCGGGCTACTTCGACGGGCAGGCGCACCCCTCGCTCTCGCTGCTGACCCTGGGCGCGAGCCGGGGATACACGGTGCTCGCCCTCGACCGCCCCGGATACGGCCGCTCCTCGGCCCATCTGCCCGAGGGCCTGCCCCTCACCGAGCAGGCCACCATGGTGCGCGCCGCGCTCGGCGCCTTCGCCGCGTGCCACCCGACCGGGGCCGGCTTCCTGCTGCTGGCCCACTCCTTCGGCGGCAAGCTCGCCCTGCACCTCGCCGCCGACGGGCTCCCCGACCTGCTGGGCCTCGACATCTCGGGCTGCGGGCACCGCAGCGCCGTGGACCCCGCCCGCCACCCGCTGCGGGGCGGCCATATGCGGGCGGCGCGGCACTGGGGGCCGCTCGGGCTCTACCCGGAGGGCACCTTCCGCCGGGACCGGGTGCCGGCGGCGCCGGTGCCGTCGCGGGAGATGGCCGAACTCGACGGCTGGCCGCAGCGGTTCGGGGAAGTGGCCGCCCGCGTCCGGGTACCGGTCCGCTTCACCTTCGCCGAGCACGAGCGGTGGTGGCTGCACGACGACAGCGACCTCGCCGACCTCGCGGCAGGACTGACCCGCGCTCCCCGGGTGCGTACGGAACGACAGCCGGGGGCCGGACACAACATCAGCCTCGGGCTGGCCGCCCGCACCTACCACCTGCGGGCGCTGCGCTTCCTGGCCGGATGCCTGGACGAGCCGGGCCCCACCACCACACCTGTCGCGTCTACCGAAGGGCAGTACCTCCCATGA
- a CDS encoding FAD-dependent monooxygenase: protein MASEAEPVRDTDVIVVGAGPTGLTLAGELLLGGARVTVLERLTEPTGQSRGLGFTARAMEAFDQRGLLPRFQRGDTPAISPVGHFGGVRFDYTVLPGAHFGARGIPQSQTEAVLESWATELGAVVHRGWEFTRLHEGAGPEDSGVEITATTPEGPRRLRAAYLVGADGGHSPVRVAAGIGFPGTPASRSMYLADVVGSATRPRPLGERLEHGMVMAAPLSEGVDRIIVCPDGAPPRDDASPVTFAEVADVWLRLTGEDISGAEARWVSSFTDATRQAAAYRRGRVLLAGDAAHIHLPAGGQGMSTGILDAVNLGWKLAATGRGTAPRTLLDTYHDERHAVGARLLVNTRAQGTVFLGGRESDPLRALFAELIEYDDVKRHLAGAVSGLDTRYAIDGSHPLLGRRVAPRVLVGPEGETSTTRLLHPARGVLLDLGDDPAVRAAAGPWRDRVTVTTATPKPLDGQDDELRGLHALLIRPDGHAAWVSAAPGDDGPGEALHRWFGPPGPPVAGTGRAAAGGGG from the coding sequence ATGGCATCCGAGGCGGAACCCGTGCGGGACACGGACGTCATCGTGGTCGGCGCGGGCCCGACCGGCCTGACACTCGCCGGCGAACTGCTCCTGGGCGGCGCCCGGGTCACCGTCCTGGAGCGGCTGACGGAGCCCACCGGACAGTCCAGGGGCCTGGGCTTCACGGCCCGCGCCATGGAGGCGTTCGACCAGCGCGGCCTGCTGCCCCGGTTCCAGCGGGGCGACACACCCGCCATCAGCCCGGTGGGCCACTTCGGCGGGGTGCGGTTCGACTACACCGTGCTGCCCGGCGCCCACTTCGGAGCCCGGGGCATACCGCAGTCGCAGACGGAAGCGGTCCTGGAGAGCTGGGCGACCGAGCTCGGCGCCGTCGTCCACCGGGGCTGGGAGTTCACCCGGCTGCACGAGGGGGCCGGGCCCGAGGACTCCGGCGTGGAGATCACCGCGACGACGCCCGAGGGCCCGCGACGGCTGCGCGCCGCGTACCTCGTGGGCGCGGACGGCGGCCACAGCCCGGTGCGCGTGGCGGCCGGGATCGGCTTCCCCGGCACACCCGCGTCCCGCTCCATGTACCTCGCCGACGTGGTGGGCAGCGCGACGCGCCCCCGTCCGCTCGGCGAACGCCTGGAGCACGGCATGGTGATGGCGGCCCCGCTGAGCGAGGGCGTGGACCGCATCATCGTCTGCCCGGACGGCGCACCGCCCCGCGACGACGCCTCGCCCGTGACGTTCGCGGAGGTGGCGGACGTGTGGCTGCGACTCACCGGCGAGGACATCTCCGGCGCCGAGGCCCGGTGGGTGAGTTCCTTCACCGACGCCACCCGGCAGGCGGCGGCCTACCGGCGCGGCCGGGTCCTGCTCGCGGGGGACGCGGCCCACATCCATCTGCCGGCCGGCGGCCAGGGGATGAGCACCGGCATCCTGGACGCCGTCAACCTCGGCTGGAAGCTCGCCGCCACCGGCCGCGGCACCGCACCCCGCACCCTCCTGGACACCTACCACGACGAGCGCCACGCGGTGGGCGCCAGGCTGCTGGTGAACACCCGGGCCCAGGGCACGGTCTTCCTCGGCGGCCGCGAGTCGGACCCGCTGCGCGCCCTGTTCGCCGAACTCATCGAGTACGACGACGTCAAACGCCATCTGGCCGGCGCCGTCAGCGGGCTGGACACCCGGTACGCCATCGACGGGTCCCACCCGCTGCTCGGCCGGCGCGTCGCGCCCCGCGTACTGGTCGGGCCCGAGGGGGAGACCAGCACCACCCGGCTCCTGCACCCGGCGCGCGGTGTCCTGCTCGACCTGGGCGACGACCCTGCGGTCCGGGCGGCCGCCGGGCCCTGGCGCGACCGGGTCACCGTCACCACGGCGACCCCGAAGCCGCTGGACGGCCAGGACGACGAACTGCGCGGGCTGCACGCGCTGTTGATACGCCCCGACGGGCACGCCGCCTGGGTGTCGGCCGCGCCCGGGGACGACGGACCGGGCGAGGCCCTGCACCGCTGGTTCGGGCCGCCGGGACCGCCCGTCGCCGGAACCGGACGGGCGGCGGCCGGGGGCGGCGGATGA
- a CDS encoding ketosynthase chain-length factor, with the protein MSTRTSVVVTGLGVASPTGLGARDHWAATREGRSGIGRLTRFDPSGYPAKLAGEITGFTAEDHLPSRLVPQTDRMTRIALAAADWALADAGVRPDELAGFDMGVVTASASGGFEFGQNELRKLWSRGSQHVSAYQSFAWFYAVNSGQISIRNGMKGPSGVVVSDQAGGLDAVAQARRQIRKGTRLVVSGGVDASLCPWGWVAQLASGRLSTREEPGRAYLPFDLDAQGHVPGEGGAILILEDAEAARERGAHSYGEVAGYGATFDPKPGTGRPPALRKAIELALADAETDPADIDVVFADAAADPELDRAEADALTAVFGKRGVPVSAPKTMTGRLYSGAAPLDLATALLALRDGVIPAAVNVRPAPGYDLDLVVGRSREATLRTALVLARGHGGFNSAVVLRAPASPRPGH; encoded by the coding sequence GTGAGCACGCGTACATCCGTCGTCGTGACCGGGCTCGGCGTCGCCTCCCCCACCGGGCTGGGGGCGCGGGACCACTGGGCGGCCACCCGGGAGGGCAGAAGCGGCATCGGCCGGCTCACCCGCTTCGACCCGTCGGGCTACCCGGCCAAACTGGCCGGAGAGATAACGGGGTTCACCGCCGAGGACCACCTGCCGAGCCGGCTCGTCCCACAGACCGACCGCATGACCAGGATCGCCCTGGCCGCGGCCGACTGGGCGCTCGCGGACGCGGGCGTACGCCCCGACGAGCTCGCCGGCTTCGACATGGGTGTGGTCACGGCAAGCGCCTCCGGCGGCTTCGAGTTCGGCCAGAACGAACTGCGCAAACTGTGGAGCCGGGGCAGCCAGCACGTGTCCGCTTACCAGTCGTTCGCCTGGTTCTACGCCGTCAACAGCGGCCAGATCTCCATCCGCAACGGCATGAAGGGGCCCAGCGGTGTCGTCGTCAGCGATCAGGCGGGCGGCCTCGACGCGGTCGCCCAGGCCCGACGCCAGATCCGCAAGGGCACCCGGCTGGTCGTCTCCGGCGGCGTCGACGCCTCCCTGTGCCCGTGGGGCTGGGTCGCGCAGCTGGCGAGCGGACGCCTCAGCACCAGGGAGGAGCCCGGCCGCGCCTACCTCCCCTTCGACCTCGACGCCCAGGGCCATGTGCCGGGCGAGGGCGGCGCGATCCTGATCCTGGAGGACGCCGAAGCCGCCAGGGAACGGGGCGCGCACAGCTACGGGGAGGTCGCCGGATACGGCGCCACCTTCGACCCGAAGCCCGGCACCGGGCGGCCGCCGGCCCTGCGCAAGGCCATCGAACTGGCCCTGGCCGACGCGGAGACGGACCCGGCGGACATCGACGTGGTGTTCGCCGACGCGGCCGCCGACCCGGAACTGGACCGGGCCGAGGCCGACGCGCTCACCGCGGTGTTCGGGAAGCGGGGCGTGCCCGTCAGCGCGCCCAAGACGATGACCGGCCGCCTCTACTCGGGCGCCGCACCGCTCGACCTGGCGACCGCGCTCCTCGCCCTGCGCGACGGCGTGATCCCCGCAGCGGTCAACGTCCGCCCCGCACCCGGCTACGACCTCGACCTGGTAGTCGGCCGCTCGCGCGAGGCCACGCTGCGTACCGCACTGGTACTGGCCCGCGGCCACGGCGGCTTCAACTCCGCCGTCGTACTGCGCGCCCCCGCCTCGCCCCGCCCCGGCCACTGA
- a CDS encoding FAD-dependent monooxygenase, producing the protein MPGDRLDTQVVVVGAGPVGLLLAGELRLGGARVVVLERRTAPTTESRASTLHARTMEILDSRGLLDGLPAPPNDPRGHFAGIPLDLALPGSRPGQWKVPQSDTERLLGRWAAGLGAEILRGHEVRAVTGTGGYVEAEAVGDGGPLLVRGTHLVACDGETSTVRDLIGADFPGHDARRELLRADVAGIEVPDRRFERLPDGLAIAARRADGVTRVMVHEHRAAAPHRTGAPEFGEVVQAWKRVTGEDISGGTPLWVNAFGDTARQLARYRHGRVLFAGDAAHRQLPIGGQALNLGLQDAFNLGWKLAAEVSGRAHPELLDSYHDERHPAGRRVLSAIEAQALLLLGGPEVEPLRALITELTGHEAVRAHLAATISGLDIRYDVKGPPHPLLGARLPLTPLAPPGPDGAATSTEALRTGRGLLLGPAGGPDPGPAPASVPGARDIPFATPAVPVPGRDGAGWTLVRPDGHVVWAGPSGALAEESLREALTRWFGPA; encoded by the coding sequence ATGCCGGGTGACCGCCTCGACACCCAGGTCGTCGTCGTCGGCGCGGGACCGGTGGGGCTGCTGCTCGCGGGTGAGCTGCGCCTCGGCGGCGCGCGGGTCGTCGTGCTGGAACGGCGCACGGCGCCCACCACCGAGTCACGTGCCTCGACCCTGCACGCCCGCACCATGGAGATCCTCGACAGCCGGGGGCTGCTGGACGGGCTCCCCGCCCCGCCGAACGACCCGCGCGGGCACTTCGCCGGCATCCCGCTCGACCTGGCCCTCCCCGGCAGCCGTCCCGGCCAGTGGAAGGTGCCGCAGTCCGACACCGAACGGCTGCTGGGGCGGTGGGCGGCCGGTCTCGGCGCCGAGATCCTGCGCGGCCACGAGGTGCGGGCGGTCACCGGCACGGGCGGGTACGTCGAGGCCGAGGCGGTGGGCGACGGCGGCCCCCTCCTCGTACGGGGCACGCACCTCGTCGCCTGCGACGGCGAGACCAGCACCGTCCGTGACCTCATCGGCGCGGACTTCCCCGGCCACGACGCGCGCCGGGAGCTGCTGCGCGCCGACGTCGCGGGGATCGAGGTGCCCGACCGGCGCTTCGAACGGCTGCCGGACGGCCTGGCCATCGCGGCACGCCGGGCGGACGGGGTGACCCGGGTCATGGTGCACGAGCACCGGGCCGCCGCCCCGCACCGGACCGGCGCACCCGAGTTCGGCGAGGTCGTGCAGGCGTGGAAGCGGGTCACCGGCGAGGACATCAGCGGCGGGACCCCGCTGTGGGTGAACGCGTTCGGCGACACGGCACGCCAGCTGGCGCGCTACCGGCACGGCCGCGTCCTGTTCGCGGGGGACGCGGCGCACCGGCAGCTGCCCATCGGCGGCCAGGCGCTCAACCTCGGCCTCCAGGACGCCTTCAACCTGGGGTGGAAGCTGGCCGCCGAGGTCAGCGGCCGCGCCCACCCCGAGCTGCTCGACAGCTACCACGACGAACGGCACCCGGCCGGCCGCCGCGTCCTCTCCGCCATCGAGGCCCAGGCGCTGCTGCTGCTCGGCGGCCCCGAGGTCGAGCCGCTGCGCGCCCTGATCACCGAACTGACCGGCCACGAGGCCGTACGCGCCCACCTCGCCGCCACCATCAGCGGGCTCGACATCCGCTACGACGTCAAGGGCCCGCCGCACCCGCTCCTCGGGGCCCGGCTGCCGCTGACCCCGCTGGCGCCACCCGGACCGGACGGGGCGGCGACCAGCACGGAGGCCCTGCGCACCGGCCGGGGCCTGCTGCTCGGCCCGGCCGGCGGCCCGGACCCCGGGCCTGCTCCCGCGTCCGTTCCCGGGGCCCGGGACATCCCCTTCGCCACGCCGGCGGTGCCGGTCCCCGGGAGGGACGGCGCCGGCTGGACCCTCGTACGGCCCGACGGCCACGTGGTGTGGGCGGGCCCGTCCGGGGCCCTCGCCGAGGAGAGCCTGCGCGAGGCACTCACCCGCTGGTTCGGCCCCGCCTGA
- a CDS encoding methyltransferase: MPSGPQKPPLSAQVLEIITAGWLAQAVSAAAELGVADVLADGPRPVAEIAAETGSHAPSLYRLLRAGADLGLFTEHDDKVFELTELGGTLRADSPTSLRNFAIWTGLPAERHAWAGLADAVRTGRTPFTEVFGKPVWDYFHEHPEVLGVFDRAMTEASRQIIAPVVAAYDFGRFGTVVDAGGGRGALLAAVLASAPGTRGVLYDRPEVIEGAGQPLREAGVADRAELRSGDFFESVPAGADAVILSNIIHDWDDEQSRRILVNAREALTDGGHVLLVEAVLPDRPRPRPTVSLMDLDMLVVAGGQQRTAAEFETLLADSGLKLSRIVPGGHCSIVEAVRA, encoded by the coding sequence ATGCCCTCAGGCCCCCAGAAGCCGCCCCTGTCCGCACAGGTGCTGGAGATCATCACCGCGGGATGGCTCGCCCAGGCGGTCAGCGCCGCCGCCGAACTCGGGGTCGCCGACGTGCTGGCCGACGGCCCGCGTCCGGTCGCCGAGATCGCCGCCGAGACCGGCTCGCACGCCCCCAGCCTCTACCGGCTGCTGCGGGCCGGCGCCGACCTCGGCCTGTTCACCGAACACGACGACAAGGTCTTCGAGCTGACCGAACTGGGCGGCACGCTGCGCGCCGACAGCCCGACCAGTCTGCGCAACTTCGCGATCTGGACCGGGCTGCCCGCCGAACGCCACGCCTGGGCGGGCCTCGCCGACGCCGTCCGCACCGGCCGCACCCCGTTCACCGAGGTGTTCGGCAAGCCCGTCTGGGACTACTTCCACGAGCACCCCGAGGTGCTCGGGGTCTTCGACCGGGCCATGACCGAGGCCTCCCGGCAGATCATCGCCCCCGTCGTCGCCGCCTACGACTTCGGCCGGTTCGGCACGGTGGTGGACGCGGGCGGCGGGCGCGGCGCCCTGCTGGCCGCCGTACTGGCGTCGGCCCCCGGCACCCGCGGGGTCCTCTACGACCGGCCCGAGGTCATCGAGGGCGCCGGACAGCCCCTGCGCGAGGCCGGTGTGGCGGACCGGGCCGAGCTGAGGTCCGGAGACTTCTTCGAGTCCGTACCGGCCGGCGCCGACGCGGTGATCCTTTCCAACATCATCCACGACTGGGACGACGAGCAGTCGCGGCGCATTCTCGTCAACGCCCGGGAGGCGCTGACCGACGGCGGACACGTCCTGCTGGTCGAGGCGGTCCTCCCGGACCGGCCCCGCCCCAGGCCCACGGTCTCGCTGATGGATCTCGACATGCTGGTGGTGGCCGGCGGACAGCAGCGCACGGCCGCCGAGTTCGAGACCCTGCTGGCCGACTCGGGCCTCAAGCTGTCGCGCATCGTGCCGGGCGGCCACTGCAGCATCGTCGAGGCCGTACGCGCCTGA